GCCTCCCACAATGCACCATCGCTCTCGGTGTTGAGTTCCGATGTGGTAGTGCAGGTAGCATAAAGAATCCCCACAAGGACgcgaaaaggaagcaaacgacGGTGAACCGGAAAATACAAAAGGTTAAAAACCTACCTCTTCGGCAGTGAGACGCTTAGCAGGATTATACCTCACCAGCCCATCTACCAGGCTGATCTCGTCGCGGGTGGTACAGCTCGGGAAGATGTCCTCCCAGCGTTCTCCACGCGAGTTCGGAAAGCGGATTTTGTTATAATCCGGAAGGCTTCGCACTTCTGGCCAATCTTTCTGGTTCGGAGTGCCGAGCGTGCGGACAACAAGCGCCAGCTGCTCTATATCGGTGGCACCGGCGAACAACGGAACGCCCCGGAGCATCTCGGCGTACACTGCTCCGCTGGCCCACAGATCTATTGAAGGACCGTAACGTTGGCAACCCCACAAGATTTCGGGCGCTCGGTACCAACGTGTGGCCACTTGCGGCGAATAGGGTTTGGCCGGTTGTAGTCCGTTCGACTCGGTGTAGATGCGGGCGAGTCCGAAGTCGGCTATTTTGAGCACATCGTGCCGATCGATCAGCAGGTTGGCTGGCTTAATATCGCGATGCATCAAGCGCAGTCCGTGCAGGTACGCCAGCCCTTTGAGTAGCATGCCCGTGTAGCGCCGGACGGTTGCACGAGATAAAGGATTTTCTTCGTCCTTGAGCTTACTGTACAGCGTATGGGGCATGTACTCGAATACCAAGGAAATGCCGGCCAGATCCGGATACATGTCGAGTAGCTCTAGGACctgcaaatgaaaacagaaaTCCACATCTAAGTCAACATTGCACTTGAACCAAACCAACCTGCGTCTAGACGAGTCATATAGGCAGCATAGCAACCAGCTAACCAAGCAACCGAACAACCGCCAGTAAGcaggtgttgtgtgtgtatgggtgtgtttaGGTCGAACTCACATTGTCACATCGGCAATGCTGTAGGGCACGAATTTCACGAACCGTGTTTAGCGATACGACTCCGAACTTTGTCCGCAGCGATAGCTTTTTGATGGCCACCATCTTGTCATCACACTGCAGGTCTCGCGCTTTTACGACGACACCGTGGACTCCTTCGCCGATTCTGCCGAGCAGCTGATAGCGCGACGGCATATAA
This region of Anopheles marshallii chromosome 2, idAnoMarsDA_429_01, whole genome shotgun sequence genomic DNA includes:
- the LOC128708069 gene encoding cyclin-dependent kinase 20; translation: MDDYMPSRYQLLGRIGEGVHGVVVKARDLQCDDKMVAIKKLSLRTKFGVVSLNTVREIRALQHCRCDNVLELLDMYPDLAGISLVFEYMPHTLYSKLKDEENPLSRATVRRYTGMLLKGLAYLHGLRLMHRDIKPANLLIDRHDVLKIADFGLARIYTESNGLQPAKPYSPQVATRWYRAPEILWGCQRYGPSIDLWASGAVYAEMLRGVPLFAGATDIEQLALVVRTLGTPNQKDWPEVRSLPDYNKIRFPNSRGERWEDIFPSCTTRDEISLVDGLVRYNPAKRLTAEEALLHPYFTDAAPSEN